One window of the bacterium genome contains the following:
- a CDS encoding class I SAM-dependent methyltransferase has translation MSFTNVYQDDRRAEAYDKLEFPGTYYLAYRDLPELFVRHVHGDLALDFGCGAGRSTRFLKQLGFDAIGIDISEDMLKRAQQRDPEGVYLLAEDNGKLEVLLQSHFDLIFSAFTFDNIPTAERKLALFKTLASHLTPAGRIVNLVSSPDIYTHEWASFTTKDFPENKLAKSGDEVKIIMTDVEDQRPVIDVMWSDEAYRELYQQAGLSVVEMISPLGKPEEPFAWKSETSVAPWTIYVLGI, from the coding sequence GACGACCGCCGCGCCGAGGCTTATGACAAGCTCGAATTCCCCGGCACGTATTATCTTGCCTACCGTGACTTGCCCGAACTCTTTGTCCGGCATGTTCACGGAGACTTAGCTTTGGATTTCGGCTGCGGTGCAGGCCGTTCGACGCGTTTTTTGAAACAGCTTGGCTTTGACGCGATTGGAATTGACATTTCCGAGGACATGCTGAAGCGCGCGCAGCAGAGAGACCCGGAAGGAGTCTATCTGCTGGCCGAGGATAACGGCAAACTCGAAGTGTTGTTGCAGTCGCATTTCGACTTAATCTTCTCGGCTTTTACCTTTGATAACATCCCGACGGCAGAGCGAAAGCTCGCGCTGTTCAAGACGCTGGCAAGCCATTTGACTCCAGCGGGCAGAATCGTCAATCTCGTATCGTCACCGGATATCTACACTCACGAGTGGGCTTCGTTCACGACCAAGGACTTTCCTGAGAACAAGCTTGCTAAGAGCGGAGACGAAGTGAAAATCATTATGACCGACGTGGAAGACCAACGCCCTGTCATTGACGTGATGTGGTCAGATGAGGCCTATCGCGAACTGTATCAACAAGCGGGACTATCAGTTGTCGAGATGATTTCTCCGCTTGGCAAACCAGAAGAACCTTTTGCATGGAAGAGCGAAACTTCCGTGGCGCCGTGGACGATTTACGTCCTCGGAATTTGA